GTCGACGTCGCCGTCGTCGGCGCCGGGATCGCCGGGCTCTCGACGGCGATCGAGCTGCGCGAGCGGGACCTGACCGTCGCCGTCCTCGAACGGGATCGCGTCGCGACGGGGATCACGGGGAAGACGACCGCGAAGCTGACCAGCCAGCACGGGGCAATCTACGATCACCTGCGCCGGGAGTTCGGCCAGGCACAGGCGAGTCGGTACGCCACCGTCCAGGAGGAGGCGATCGATCGGGTCGAGTGCCGGATCGAGGAGCTGGGGATCGACTGCGGGTTCGAGCGCCAGCCCTCCTACCTCTACAGCAACGAGCCCGACGAGATCGAACGGGAGGTCGACGCCGCCCGCGCGGCGGGACTCGAGGCCAGCTACGTCACCTCCGTCCCGCCGTTCGAGCGCGCGCAGGCCGCGGTCCGGTTCGAGGACCAGGCCTGGTTCCACCCCCGGAAGTACCTGCTCGCGATCGCCGACGAGCTCCGGGCCGACGACGGCGCCCACCTCCACGAGGAGACTCGCGTGACCGACCTCGAGGACGGAACGCCCTGCGTCGTTCGCACGGAATCGGGAACCGTCCGGGCCACACACGTCGTCCTCGCGACGGGGTTTCCGATCCGTGACCGGGCAGGCTACTTCGCCCGGATGCACCCCAAGCGGTCCTACGTCCTCGGGATCCGTCTGGACGGCGACCCTCCGGAAGGAATGTACTACCGCACCGGCGATCCCTACCGCTCCGTTCGCACCTACCGCGACGAGGGAGAGGAGCTGTTGCTGGTCGGGGGCGAGAACCACAAGACGGGCCAGGGCGGCTCGACCGCCGACCGCTACCGGCGGCTCGAGTCGTGGGCCCGCGAGCGGTTCCCTGTCGACGAGATCGCCTACCGGTGGTCGACCCAGGACTACAAGCCCGTCGACAAGATGCCCTTCATCGGCCGCGCCGGCGCCGGAACTGAGAACCTCTCCGTCGCGACGGGGTTCCGGGGCTGGGGGATGACCAACGGCACTGCCGCAGGACGACTGCTGGCGGCCGATATCGACGGCGAACCGGTGCCCGACCTAGATCTGTTCGACCCGCTCCGGCTGACGCCGAAGGCCTCGCTGGGCAAGACCCTCACCGAGAACGCCGACACGGCGAGCGAGTTCGTCACCGACTGGTTCCAGACGCTCGTCACCCCGGATCTGACGGCGCTCGGGCCCGGCGAGGCAAAGGTCGTCCGCAAGGGCGGGAAGCCCATCGCCTGCGCGCGCGACGACGACGGCGAGCTTCACGCCGTTTCGGCGGTCTGTACCCACATGTACTGTCTCGTCGAGTGGAACGACGCCGAGGAGAGCTGGGACTGTCCCTGCCACGGCTCGCGGTTCGATCCCGACGGCGAGGTCCTGGAGGGGCCGGCGACCGAGGACTTGCCGGCTCGGGAGGGGTAGCTACCGGGCGAGCCCCGTCCCCGCCCCTGCCTCGAGCCCGGGGTAGTCCGCGACGACCCCGTCGACGCCCGCCGCGGCGAGCTCGTCGAACTGGAGCCAGCTATCGACGGTCCAGACGTTGACCGCGCGGCCCTCATCGTGGGCGAGCTCGACGACGTCGAGTTCGGGCTCGCTCGTCGGGAGCCCATAGTAGGGCTCGCTCGCGAGCGCGGTCCCCGCGATCGCGTTCCGCGGCGGGTGGATTGCCTCGCAGTCGTACCGGCGCGCGATCTCGACGCCCGCCTCGAGGTCGTCCCACACGAGGGGTGCGGCCGCGTCGTCGGCGACCTCCCGAAGGGCGGCGAGCGCGCCCTCGCAGAACGAGGAAAAGAGGAGTTCGCCGCCGAAGTCCTCGCAGTCCTCGAGGACGCGCTCGACGAACGGCTGCCACAGCTCCCGGCGTTCCGCCCGCTCGTCCGCGGGCAGGGAGTCGCCGACGCGCAGGTCGGTCGTCCCCGGATTCTTCAGCTCGACGTTGAGCCCGACCGTCTCGGGGACGGCTTCGAGCAGCGCCGACAGCGTCGGGATCGACGCCTCGGACCCCAGTACCGACAGCGACGTGAGCCGCTCGAGGGGTGTCTCCCAGAGAAGCCCAGCGGCGTCGGTTACGGGTCGGCCGTCCCGCGTTCCCTCGAGGCGCTCGTCGTGGAAGACGACCGGGGTGCCGCAGGCGGCGGGCTGGACGTCGATCTCGACCATCGCGGTCGCGTCGCGCTCGGCGGCGGCAACGGCCGCGGCGATCGTGTTCTCGGGGGCGACACCGGCGTAGCCGCGGTGGGCGATGAGAGCGGGACTGTGCATACCGACGCCCACGGCTGGGACCCCTATCAGTGGTTGGCAGTGCGGTTCGGTCGGTCGCTGTGCAACCTGCGTTCAGTACAGGGCAAACAGGTAATGGAACGACAGTTGATTTCACTGATGACTGCCAGGAGCGGTGTGTTGGAGAGAAAATGGGTTCAGCAAATCAGTTCCGCTTGTTCAGGAAACTATGCTGGGCTGACCGATTGGTACGACTGCTTACGAAGTAGTGTGCAAGTCATAGAGGGTCGCAGCTCCAATGAGAGCGACAAAGATACCGACTACACCGGTAACCCAATCGTTCGATACGAAGAAGGAACCTGCCAAGAGTACACCAATAACAATTGAGGCAGCCCCACTGAATTTTCGAACCCGGATACTGTCCATATACTCATTTCCATTGACATTGTGTTAACTACTTTGATCAGAACGGATACTAGGGTCTCCCGTTGCTCGGGGAGATTCGGTTCAGAATAGCCATCGGTTCATGCTATATTCGAGTTCTGTATTCCGCTTTGCTCTATCCACACAATCGATAGCTAAGAGAAGTAGCGGTGTTAGGTTCGCGAGCGTGATCAGCGGATCCGCCTCCTTTGACACCGATCCACTGCGACGACAACGCTCCTCGCGTTCGCCTGCCGGGTTGCCTTTCAATACGCTACCGGTCGAACCGAGGACGTATGACGGACACGACGCTGGACGACGTCGAACGAAACCTGGGTCGGGTCGAGGAGCTCGAACAGGAGGAGGCGATCTCGGTGCTCCAGACCGCAAAGCAGGACCTCGAGGCGATGAGTACCGACGCCGACGTCGACGAGGAGCGCCGTCAGGCCCTCGAGGATCGCCTCGACCAGCGGCTGCGGGAGATCGAGGAGCGCGACGCTTACGACGGCAACGTCGGCGAGGCGATGAATCCAGAGGACCACGACGCGCCCTGAGTCGGACCGGGAGACGTCGGCTTCGCGCAACCGCGGTCGAGTCGCGGTTGCGACTGAAAAACGGTCGTCAGGACGCGCCCGGGAACCCGGCGAGATCGGCCGACCCCCCACCGTTTTATTCGGCTGCCGTCCTCAGAGACGCGTATGCGAATCGCACTACTGGGCGGTACCGGCGATATCGGCGAGGGGCTCGCGCTTCGGTTCGCGCGCGACACCGACCACGAGATCCTCATCGGCTCCCGGGACCCCGAGAAGGCTCGCGACGCGGTCGCCGAGTACGAGGACGTCCTCGAAGCGATCGGCGCCGAGGCGAACCTGAAGGGCTTTATCAACGAGATGGCCGCTGACCGGGCCGACGTCGTCGTGCTCTCGGTCCCGCCGTACTACGCCGGCGACACGGTCGAAGACGTCGCGGACGTCCTCGACTCCGATACCGTGCTGGTGACGCCCGCGGTCGGCATGCAGGGTGACGACGACGGGCTCCACTATCATCCCCCGAGCGCCGGCAGCGTCTCCGAACTCGTCGCGAAGCGCGCGCCCGACGGCGTTCCCGTGGTGGGTGCCTTCCACAACCTCGCCGCCGGCGCGCTCACTGACCTCGAACTGGAGCTCGATCTCGATACGCTGGTCGTCGGCGACGATACGGACGCGAAAGAACGGGTGATCGCGCTCGCGAACGAGATCAAGGGACTTCGGGCGCTCGACGTCGGTCCGCTTGCTAACGCGGCCGAGGTCGAGAGCGTCACGCCGCTTGTCATCAACGTCGCCCGGTACAACGACGAGCTCCACGACGTCGGCGTGAAGTTCAACTAGCTCGCCGGTTCCGAGCCCGAGTCGGCCTCGGGCCCCGGCTCGGCCTCGAGTTCGATTCCGGACCACGACGTCTCCAGCGAACGCAGCGTCTCGAGGAGCCCGTCGGCGTCGACGGGTTTCGTGAGTGCGTCGTCGACGGGTAGCTCATCGAGCCCGAGCACGCGGTCCTGTGCGGGGTGGCCCGTAAGCACGACCAGCGGGATTGCCTCGAGTTCGGTCCCCTCGATCTCGGTCGCGACCTCGTCGCCGTTCAGCCGCGGCAGTTTGAAATCGAGCAAGACGAGGTCCGGGCGGGGCGCGTCGACGAACTCCGCCCGTCGGTGGAGAAAGTCGAGCGCGTCGCTCCCGTCGTTGACGACGTGTAGCGTGTGATCGATCGGCGTCATCCGTAACGCCTCCTTAGTCAACCGCACGTCGCCGGGGTTGTCCTCGACGAGTAAGATCTCGAGCGACGCTGGAAGCCCACCGGCACCATCCGACATGTGCCTAGCTGGGACCGCCTCCCCCATGCAGTCGATGCCTGTTATTTCAGGCATTGAAATACCCCCTCCCGTGATCAGGCTCCGGAGACCGGTCGTCGCCGTGTCGCCGGCCGGACCGAGGGCCGACCTCGCGAGCCGGACGCTCGACGGCCAGCCGGCTTCCGGTGGCGACGAACGGCCGCGAACGCCGGCGGCACCGCTTTCGAGCGGTGGTCGGCGGCAAAAAGCGAAGGGATCGGGTTACGCGCCGGCGTCCTCGAGGGCGTCCTCGAGGTCATCGCGCTGGGTGACGCCGACGAAGCGTTCGACGACGCCGTCGTCGTTCTCGATGATCAGGGTCGGCAGGGATCGTACCTGATACTCGTTGGCGACGTCCTGCTGTTCGTCGACGTTTACCTTCTCGACCTCGAATCGGCCCTCCCAGTCGTCCTCGAGCTCCTCGAGGATCGGATCCTGGGTCTTGCAGGGGCCACACCAGTCTGCGTAAAAGTCCTTGAGCGTGACGGACATGTGATCACAGGTAGTTGCCACGCGCCGCGCATAAGGGTTTCCCACTCGGGGGTTCACGCCGGTGTCGAGGACGCCGCGGGTCGATCCCCGCCGTCGTCACGGGGTTCCGGTCGGCGAGCGATCCCTCGAGCAACGCTCTGCGCTGGCGATCGACGCAGCTCCGCCGGACGTCGGCGATCGCACTCGCCAGCCTGGCATCGCTCCGCGGGACACCCGATCGGCGAAAGCTTTAGTTCAACCCGACCCGATGGTGTACGTATGGATAGAGGACAGAACTCCGGTGGGTTGATGTCCAGTGCCGGACTCGTCCGGTACTTCGACGCAGAGGACTCGAACGCGATCCGTATCGATCCGAAGACGGTCATCGCGACCGGGATCATGCTGGGCGTGGTTATCCAGCTGCTGATCTTCGTCTCCTAAGTCCTCGACCCCCTTTCCGTTCACCGGCCGCCGAGAGCCGCGGCGCCGGTCGCGTCCGTGACGCGGCGTTTTTGATCGTCCGCTTCGTACCCGACAGCGATGACACTGACCGCCGGCGTCGTCGCCGTCCAGGGCAACGTCGACGCACACGCGACCGCGATCGAGCGCGCGGCCCGGAACCACGGCCGCGAGGTCACCGTCCGCGAGATCCGCACGTCGGGGATCGTCCCCGACTGCGACCTGCTGGCGATGCCCGGCGGGGAGTCGACGACGATCTCCCAGCTCGTTCACGAGGAGGGGATCGACGCCGAGATCCGCGACCACGTCGCGGCCGAGAAACCCCTGCTTGCGACCTGTGCCGGTCTGATCGTCGCCTCGCGCGATCCGAACGACGACCGCGTCGACGCGCTCGGACTGGTCGACGCAAGCGTCGAGCGCAACGCCTTCGGCCGCCAGAAGGACAGCTTCGAGGCGCCCCTGGAGATCGACGGGCTCGCCGAGCCGTTCCCGGCGGTGTTCATCCGCGCGCCCGCTATCGACGACGTCGGCGGTGTCGACGTCCTCGCACGCTGGGACGAGCGTCCGGTCGCCGTACGCGACGGTCCCGTGATCGCTACCGCCTTCCACCCCGAGCTGACCCCCGATAGCCGTCTCCACGGGCTCGCGTTCTTCGAAAACGCGGCGTCGACCGGTCCCCAGCTCGAGGAGTCCGCGTAGCGACGGTCGATCGCGACCGCAGCGCCGATCGACGCCGGCTGGTCGGTCCCGTTCGGGCAAGCATGTGCGACCGAACAGGTTTTTCCGCTGCCACACGTCGGTCGAGGTATGGACGCAGCTATCGACGCCGTCCGCGTCGCGGGAACGCCCCAGGGGCCGGTGCCCGTCGTCGTCCTCGAGGTCGAGGACGAGGACGACGTCGTCCCGATATTCATCGGGTTCAACGAGGCGGTAAGCATCGATCGCGGGCTCGAAGCCGAGGACATCGGTCGCCCCCTGACCCACGACCTGCTGCTCGACGTGATGGAGGAGCTGGGTAGCCGGATCGAGCGCGTCGTCGTCAGCGAAATCGAGACGGGGGACGACGGTCGTGGGGGAACCTACATCGCCGATCTCCACCTCCGGACCCCTCGCGGCGAGACGGTGATCGACGCCCGTCCGAGCGATTCGCTCGCGCTTGCGGCCCGGACCAACGCCCC
This genomic window from Natronococcus occultus SP4 contains:
- a CDS encoding FAD-dependent oxidoreductase codes for the protein MSDFASGDLPGEATSVWLANTREDDPDPDPLEGARSVDVAVVGAGIAGLSTAIELRERDLTVAVLERDRVATGITGKTTAKLTSQHGAIYDHLRREFGQAQASRYATVQEEAIDRVECRIEELGIDCGFERQPSYLYSNEPDEIEREVDAARAAGLEASYVTSVPPFERAQAAVRFEDQAWFHPRKYLLAIADELRADDGAHLHEETRVTDLEDGTPCVVRTESGTVRATHVVLATGFPIRDRAGYFARMHPKRSYVLGIRLDGDPPEGMYYRTGDPYRSVRTYRDEGEELLLVGGENHKTGQGGSTADRYRRLESWARERFPVDEIAYRWSTQDYKPVDKMPFIGRAGAGTENLSVATGFRGWGMTNGTAAGRLLAADIDGEPVPDLDLFDPLRLTPKASLGKTLTENADTASEFVTDWFQTLVTPDLTALGPGEAKVVRKGGKPIACARDDDGELHAVSAVCTHMYCLVEWNDAEESWDCPCHGSRFDPDGEVLEGPATEDLPAREG
- a CDS encoding glycerophosphodiester phosphodiesterase translates to MHSPALIAHRGYAGVAPENTIAAAVAAAERDATAMVEIDVQPAACGTPVVFHDERLEGTRDGRPVTDAAGLLWETPLERLTSLSVLGSEASIPTLSALLEAVPETVGLNVELKNPGTTDLRVGDSLPADERAERRELWQPFVERVLEDCEDFGGELLFSSFCEGALAALREVADDAAAPLVWDDLEAGVEIARRYDCEAIHPPRNAIAGTALASEPYYGLPTSEPELDVVELAHDEGRAVNVWTVDSWLQFDELAAAGVDGVVADYPGLEAGAGTGLAR
- the npdG gene encoding NADPH-dependent F420 reductase; the protein is MRIALLGGTGDIGEGLALRFARDTDHEILIGSRDPEKARDAVAEYEDVLEAIGAEANLKGFINEMAADRADVVVLSVPPYYAGDTVEDVADVLDSDTVLVTPAVGMQGDDDGLHYHPPSAGSVSELVAKRAPDGVPVVGAFHNLAAGALTDLELELDLDTLVVGDDTDAKERVIALANEIKGLRALDVGPLANAAEVESVTPLVINVARYNDELHDVGVKFN
- a CDS encoding response regulator; amino-acid sequence: MSDGAGGLPASLEILLVEDNPGDVRLTKEALRMTPIDHTLHVVNDGSDALDFLHRRAEFVDAPRPDLVLLDFKLPRLNGDEVATEIEGTELEAIPLVVLTGHPAQDRVLGLDELPVDDALTKPVDADGLLETLRSLETSWSGIELEAEPGPEADSGSEPAS
- a CDS encoding thioredoxin family protein; the encoded protein is MSVTLKDFYADWCGPCKTQDPILEELEDDWEGRFEVEKVNVDEQQDVANEYQVRSLPTLIIENDDGVVERFVGVTQRDDLEDALEDAGA
- a CDS encoding preprotein translocase subunit Sec61beta, whose amino-acid sequence is MDRGQNSGGLMSSAGLVRYFDAEDSNAIRIDPKTVIATGIMLGVVIQLLIFVS
- the pdxT gene encoding pyridoxal 5'-phosphate synthase glutaminase subunit PdxT encodes the protein MTLTAGVVAVQGNVDAHATAIERAARNHGREVTVREIRTSGIVPDCDLLAMPGGESTTISQLVHEEGIDAEIRDHVAAEKPLLATCAGLIVASRDPNDDRVDALGLVDASVERNAFGRQKDSFEAPLEIDGLAEPFPAVFIRAPAIDDVGGVDVLARWDERPVAVRDGPVIATAFHPELTPDSRLHGLAFFENAASTGPQLEESA
- a CDS encoding bifunctional nuclease family protein → MDAAIDAVRVAGTPQGPVPVVVLEVEDEDDVVPIFIGFNEAVSIDRGLEAEDIGRPLTHDLLLDVMEELGSRIERVVVSEIETGDDGRGGTYIADLHLRTPRGETVIDARPSDSLALAARTNAPIEITEDVFEDGRDDREKFEHLESVREVSGEL